One stretch of Streptomyces sp. A2-16 DNA includes these proteins:
- a CDS encoding sulfite exporter TauE/SafE family protein, producing MPVTADVLLTGIVLLGSCVQWLTGMGFALVSVPALVLLLGPAEGVILANCAAGVICLLGLAGGVRLVRPRAMFPLCLAAACTVPAGSWLTRRLPQSWLLLVMGALVTVAVLLVMRGAKAAALRGTRGAVCAGAVGGFMNSAAGVGGPPFSLYALNAGWTVREFVPNAMFYGVVVNAFSVVSNGVPGLTGTQWVLVCAAMGAGGLIGRGLASRTPERHARVLVLSLALLGGVTAVGKGLWGL from the coding sequence ATGCCTGTGACGGCTGATGTGCTGCTGACGGGAATCGTGCTGCTGGGCTCCTGTGTGCAGTGGCTCACCGGGATGGGCTTCGCGCTGGTGTCCGTACCGGCGCTGGTCCTGCTCCTGGGCCCGGCGGAGGGAGTGATCCTCGCGAACTGCGCGGCCGGGGTGATCTGCCTGCTCGGCCTGGCCGGGGGCGTGCGCCTGGTGCGCCCGCGCGCGATGTTCCCGCTGTGCCTGGCAGCGGCCTGCACGGTCCCGGCGGGCAGCTGGCTGACCCGCCGACTCCCCCAGTCCTGGCTGCTGTTGGTGATGGGCGCGCTGGTGACGGTGGCGGTACTGCTCGTCATGCGGGGCGCGAAGGCGGCCGCTCTGCGGGGCACGCGGGGCGCGGTGTGCGCGGGCGCGGTGGGCGGCTTCATGAACTCGGCGGCGGGCGTCGGCGGCCCGCCGTTCTCCCTCTACGCCCTCAACGCCGGCTGGACGGTACGGGAGTTCGTCCCGAACGCGATGTTCTACGGCGTGGTCGTGAACGCCTTCTCGGTGGTGTCGAACGGGGTGCCGGGGCTGACCGGGACGCAGTGGGTCCTGGTGTGCGCGGCGATGGGGGCGGGCGGGCTGATCGGGCGAGGGCTCGCGTCCCGGACGCCGGAGAGGCACGCCCGCGTCCTGGTGCTGTCGCTCGCCCTGCTGGGCGGGGTCACAGCCGTGGGAAAGGGACTGTGGGGACTGTGA